From a single Nicotiana tomentosiformis chromosome 2, ASM39032v3, whole genome shotgun sequence genomic region:
- the LOC104085565 gene encoding uncharacterized protein isoform X1, producing the protein MGVANSSCRVFALILWLLFALCRTSTSIVHADELSLAVVSQSTTLEISPGIVVENSPGSKPGTKVFCERVQIHGLSRLKNLKKYAHSVKVNVSYINPSGRQPNAEVCFHRNQSLEIGMCPPGQWMKLTKGSWVRSMSPFDEKFLDIRMTSSSKQTLQVSLHEEFCWYRVIFLVLGILLVTLASFLSKSLVFYYGGAMAVGVFLVVLMVLFQGMKLLPTGRKSSLAIFLYSSILGVGSFFLRYVPQLLRSILNEIGIGEDMYNPLAIFLLLFLVIAGAWLGFWVVHKLVLAEDGSIDTGVSQFVGWSIRVFASALILQSSLDPLLAAEAWICGVLISSILRKLIRPKYVLRFCKNLSQIDTSYLWESQDSYTSPIKGSYGSRISQRNRNDTISRGSPIKPSSLLSETDTFYSTFHNTPERKKHSKDEWNKLTRDTTKKAMEELVSSPDFSEWAVAHADRITLAPKKETTARQRRWYQWL; encoded by the exons ATGGGTGTAGCAAATTCTTCGTGTAGAGTATTTGCTCTTATTCTATGGCTCCTCTTCGCATTATGTCGCACTTCGACCTCCATAGTCCACGCCGATGAACTGTCTTTAG CAGTTGTATCTCAATCTACCACTCTTGAGATATCTCCAGGAATAGTGGTGGAAAACTCTCCTGGATCTAAGCCAGGAACTAAAGTCTTTTGTGAGAGAGTTCAAATCCATGGCTTATCAAGGCTAAAGAATCTGAAAAAGTATGCCCATTCAGTGAAGGTGAATGTATCATATATCAATCCAAGTGGACGTCAACCTAATGCTGAGGTCTGTTTCCATAG GAATCAATCCCTTGAAATTGGGATGTGTCCGCCAGGCCAATGGATGAAACTAACCAAGGGTTCATGGGTGAGATCTATGTCACCTTTCGATGAAAAGTTCTTGGATATTAGAATGACAAGCTCGTCTAAGCAAACTCTTCAGGTTTCGCTGCATGAAG AGTTTTGTTGGTATCGTGTCATTTTTCTGGTACTGGGAATACTGTTAGTTACTCTGGCATCCTTCCTTAGCAAGTCTCTAGTATTTTACTATGGTGGTGCTATGGCAGTAGGGGTTTTTCTTGTGGTACTGATGGTTCTTTTCCAG GGGATGAAGCTTCTTCCGACTGGTAGGAAGAGCTCACTTGCAATATTCCTGTATTCATCCATT CTTGGTGTAGGATCTTTCTTTCTACGCTATGTGCCTCAATTGTTGCGTTCAATACTTAACGAGATTGGTATTGGTGAAGACATGTACAACCCT TTGGCAATATTTCTGCTGCTTTTCCTCGTAATTGCTGGAGCTTGGTTGGGGTTTTGGGTTGTTCACAAACTTGTACTTGCAGAAGACGGATCCATTGACACCGGAGTATCTCAGTTTGTCGGTTGGTCCATTCGAGTTTTTGCTTCTGCCTTGATTCTTCAg AGTTCTCTGGATCCTTTATTGGCTGCGGAGGCATGGATATGTGGAGTGTTGATTTCCTCAATCTTGAGGAAATTAATCCGTCCCAAATACGTTCTACGCTTTTGCAA GAATTTATCACAAATAGACACGAGTTATCTCTGGGAATCTCAGGATTCATACACATCACCGATAAAAGGGTCATATGGTTCCAGGATTTCCCAGAGAAATCGGAATGACACAATCAGCCGAG GTTCTCCTATCAAGCCGTCAAGCTTGTTATCAGAAACGGATACATTCTATTCTACATTCCACAACACTCCTGAACGGAAGAAACATTCAAAAGATGAGTGGAATAAGTTAACTAGAGACACCACAAAGAAGGCAATGGAAGAGCTTGTTTCTTCCCCAGATTTTAGCGAATGGGCCGTTGCTCATGCAGATAGGATTACTCTAGCTCCAAAGAAAGAAACAACCGCTAGGCAGAGAAGGTGGTACCAATGGCTATGA
- the LOC104085565 gene encoding uncharacterized protein isoform X2, protein MGVANSSCRVFALILWLLFALCRTSTSIVHADELSLVVSQSTTLEISPGIVVENSPGSKPGTKVFCERVQIHGLSRLKNLKKYAHSVKVNVSYINPSGRQPNAEVCFHRNQSLEIGMCPPGQWMKLTKGSWVRSMSPFDEKFLDIRMTSSSKQTLQVSLHEEFCWYRVIFLVLGILLVTLASFLSKSLVFYYGGAMAVGVFLVVLMVLFQGMKLLPTGRKSSLAIFLYSSILGVGSFFLRYVPQLLRSILNEIGIGEDMYNPLAIFLLLFLVIAGAWLGFWVVHKLVLAEDGSIDTGVSQFVGWSIRVFASALILQSSLDPLLAAEAWICGVLISSILRKLIRPKYVLRFCKNLSQIDTSYLWESQDSYTSPIKGSYGSRISQRNRNDTISRGSPIKPSSLLSETDTFYSTFHNTPERKKHSKDEWNKLTRDTTKKAMEELVSSPDFSEWAVAHADRITLAPKKETTARQRRWYQWL, encoded by the exons ATGGGTGTAGCAAATTCTTCGTGTAGAGTATTTGCTCTTATTCTATGGCTCCTCTTCGCATTATGTCGCACTTCGACCTCCATAGTCCACGCCGATGAACTGTCTTTAG TTGTATCTCAATCTACCACTCTTGAGATATCTCCAGGAATAGTGGTGGAAAACTCTCCTGGATCTAAGCCAGGAACTAAAGTCTTTTGTGAGAGAGTTCAAATCCATGGCTTATCAAGGCTAAAGAATCTGAAAAAGTATGCCCATTCAGTGAAGGTGAATGTATCATATATCAATCCAAGTGGACGTCAACCTAATGCTGAGGTCTGTTTCCATAG GAATCAATCCCTTGAAATTGGGATGTGTCCGCCAGGCCAATGGATGAAACTAACCAAGGGTTCATGGGTGAGATCTATGTCACCTTTCGATGAAAAGTTCTTGGATATTAGAATGACAAGCTCGTCTAAGCAAACTCTTCAGGTTTCGCTGCATGAAG AGTTTTGTTGGTATCGTGTCATTTTTCTGGTACTGGGAATACTGTTAGTTACTCTGGCATCCTTCCTTAGCAAGTCTCTAGTATTTTACTATGGTGGTGCTATGGCAGTAGGGGTTTTTCTTGTGGTACTGATGGTTCTTTTCCAG GGGATGAAGCTTCTTCCGACTGGTAGGAAGAGCTCACTTGCAATATTCCTGTATTCATCCATT CTTGGTGTAGGATCTTTCTTTCTACGCTATGTGCCTCAATTGTTGCGTTCAATACTTAACGAGATTGGTATTGGTGAAGACATGTACAACCCT TTGGCAATATTTCTGCTGCTTTTCCTCGTAATTGCTGGAGCTTGGTTGGGGTTTTGGGTTGTTCACAAACTTGTACTTGCAGAAGACGGATCCATTGACACCGGAGTATCTCAGTTTGTCGGTTGGTCCATTCGAGTTTTTGCTTCTGCCTTGATTCTTCAg AGTTCTCTGGATCCTTTATTGGCTGCGGAGGCATGGATATGTGGAGTGTTGATTTCCTCAATCTTGAGGAAATTAATCCGTCCCAAATACGTTCTACGCTTTTGCAA GAATTTATCACAAATAGACACGAGTTATCTCTGGGAATCTCAGGATTCATACACATCACCGATAAAAGGGTCATATGGTTCCAGGATTTCCCAGAGAAATCGGAATGACACAATCAGCCGAG GTTCTCCTATCAAGCCGTCAAGCTTGTTATCAGAAACGGATACATTCTATTCTACATTCCACAACACTCCTGAACGGAAGAAACATTCAAAAGATGAGTGGAATAAGTTAACTAGAGACACCACAAAGAAGGCAATGGAAGAGCTTGTTTCTTCCCCAGATTTTAGCGAATGGGCCGTTGCTCATGCAGATAGGATTACTCTAGCTCCAAAGAAAGAAACAACCGCTAGGCAGAGAAGGTGGTACCAATGGCTATGA